The Noviherbaspirillum saxi genome includes a window with the following:
- the tgt gene encoding tRNA guanosine(34) transglycosylase Tgt, with protein sequence MNFKLIKTDGKARRGRLTLNHGVVETPIFMPVGTYGSVKAMSPLELNDIDAQIILGNTFHLWLRPGLDVVNKFDGLHRFIGWTKPILTDSGGFQVFSLGAMRKITEEGVKFASPINGDRLFLSPEISMQIQRALNSDIVMQFDECTPYEIDGRPATEKEAATSMRMSLRWAKRSRDEFDKGENPNALFGIVQGGMFEHLRDESLAGLEEVGFNGIAIGGLSVGEPKEDMMRVLEHVGPRLPADKPHYLMGVGTPEDLVAGVANGVDMFDCVMPTRNARNGWLFTRFGDLKIKNSRYKDDEKPLDESCECYACRNFSRAYLFHLHRAGEILGARLNTIHNLHYYLQLMREMRAAIDADRFQAFVVQFHADRARGV encoded by the coding sequence ATGAACTTCAAACTCATCAAAACCGACGGCAAGGCCCGTCGCGGCCGTCTGACGCTCAATCATGGCGTGGTCGAAACCCCGATTTTCATGCCGGTCGGCACCTATGGCTCGGTCAAGGCGATGTCGCCACTGGAACTGAACGATATCGATGCGCAAATCATTCTCGGCAATACCTTCCACCTGTGGCTGCGCCCTGGGCTGGATGTGGTCAACAAGTTCGACGGTCTGCATCGCTTCATCGGCTGGACCAAGCCTATCCTGACCGATTCCGGCGGTTTTCAGGTGTTTTCGCTGGGTGCGATGCGCAAGATCACCGAAGAGGGTGTGAAGTTCGCATCGCCGATCAATGGCGACCGGCTGTTCCTGTCGCCGGAAATCTCGATGCAGATCCAGCGCGCCCTCAATTCCGACATCGTGATGCAGTTTGACGAATGCACGCCCTACGAAATCGATGGCCGCCCGGCCACCGAAAAGGAAGCCGCGACATCGATGCGCATGTCGCTGCGCTGGGCCAAGCGTTCGCGTGATGAATTCGACAAGGGCGAGAACCCGAATGCGCTGTTCGGCATCGTCCAGGGCGGCATGTTCGAACATTTGCGCGACGAATCGCTGGCCGGATTGGAAGAGGTAGGTTTCAACGGCATTGCGATCGGCGGCCTCTCGGTCGGCGAGCCCAAGGAAGACATGATGCGCGTGCTGGAACATGTGGGTCCGCGCCTGCCGGCCGACAAGCCGCATTACCTGATGGGCGTCGGCACGCCGGAAGACCTGGTGGCCGGCGTTGCCAACGGCGTCGACATGTTCGACTGCGTGATGCCGACGCGCAATGCGCGCAACGGTTGGCTGTTTACGCGTTTCGGCGACTTGAAGATCAAGAATTCCCGCTATAAAGATGATGAAAAACCGCTGGATGAAAGCTGCGAATGTTATGCATGCCGCAACTTTTCACGTGCCTACCTTTTTCATTTGCATCGCGCCGGCGAGATTCTGGGCGCGCGTCTCAATACCATCCACAACCTGCACTATTACCTGCAACTGATGCGGGAAATGCGTGCCGCTATTGATGCCGACCGCTTCCAGGCTTTCGTGGTGCAATTCCATGCAGACCGGGCGCGCGGCGTATAG
- the queA gene encoding tRNA preQ1(34) S-adenosylmethionine ribosyltransferase-isomerase QueA, translated as MYSLSDFDFDLPQELIAQLPLPERSASRLLHVDGEQLRDRAFADIVDLLTPGDLLVFNNTRVLKARFFGIKETGGKVEVLVERVLDNRTVHAQVRASKSPQAGSRIRLADAFDVTVGERAGEFFTLTFPADVFDLIEAHGRLPLPPYIEHAADEFDEQRYQTVYAKEPGAVAAPTAGLHFDQGLLDRLRDKGVRFAFVTLHVGAGTFQPVRTENLAEHKMHSEWYTIPAETVEAVRATKAAGRDIVAVGTTSMRALESASQSGELQAGSADTALFITPGYVFKTVDRLVTNFHLPKSTLLMLVSAFAGYQRIRDAYAHAIAQRYRFFSYGDAMLLTRL; from the coding sequence ATGTATTCCCTTTCCGATTTTGATTTCGACCTGCCGCAAGAATTGATTGCACAATTGCCACTGCCCGAGCGTAGCGCATCGCGGCTGCTGCATGTCGATGGCGAACAGCTGCGCGACCGCGCCTTCGCCGATATTGTCGACCTGCTCACGCCGGGCGACCTGCTGGTGTTTAACAATACCCGCGTGCTGAAGGCGCGGTTTTTCGGCATCAAGGAAACCGGCGGCAAGGTCGAGGTACTGGTCGAGCGGGTGCTCGACAACCGGACCGTGCATGCACAGGTGCGGGCGTCCAAGTCGCCGCAGGCCGGCAGCCGGATCCGCCTGGCCGATGCCTTCGATGTCACGGTCGGCGAACGGGCCGGCGAGTTCTTCACGCTGACCTTCCCGGCCGACGTGTTCGACCTGATCGAAGCGCATGGCCGGCTGCCGCTGCCGCCGTATATCGAGCATGCAGCCGATGAATTCGACGAGCAGCGTTATCAAACGGTCTATGCGAAGGAGCCGGGCGCGGTCGCCGCGCCGACCGCCGGTTTGCATTTCGATCAGGGCTTGCTGGACCGGTTGCGCGACAAGGGCGTGCGCTTTGCGTTCGTGACGCTGCATGTGGGCGCCGGCACTTTCCAGCCGGTGCGCACCGAAAACCTGGCCGAACACAAAATGCATAGCGAGTGGTACACGATCCCCGCCGAGACTGTCGAGGCGGTGCGCGCGACGAAGGCGGCAGGACGCGACATCGTGGCCGTCGGCACCACCAGCATGCGCGCGCTGGAATCGGCGTCGCAGTCGGGCGAACTGCAGGCCGGCAGCGCCGATACCGCGCTTTTCATCACACCCGGTTACGTGTTCAAGACCGTGGATCGACTGGTGACCAATTTCCATCTTCCCAAATCCACGTTGCTGATGCTGGTGTCCGCATTCGCCGGCTACCAACGCATTCGCGACGCCTATGCGCATGCGATTGCGCAGCGTTACCGCTTTTTCAGCTATGGCGATGCCATGCTACTGACAAGACTCTGA
- the recG gene encoding ATP-dependent DNA helicase RecG, with protein sequence MPVSKSKPATTAKPKTKATLESKLAKLGLRNDMDLVLHLPMRYEDETRITPIQQAGFMGGNVAQVEGVVTECDIQYRPRRQLVVTIADDSGQLVMRFLNFYGSQVKQLAVGTRVRARGEVRHGFFGAEVVHPTYKVVEEGAPLPTALTPVYPAGEGLSQAYLRKAIGNALTRVDWRDTLSPELLAALKLQAFEPSIKLLHNPPSDIDEHALMERSHPAWIRMKFDELLAQQLSLKRAQAARRAKGASALPVIGELSNAFLATLPFQLTGAQQRVLEEIRADLRASYPMQRLLQGDVGSGKTVVAALAAAQAIDSGFQAALMAPTEILAEQHFRKIAMWMEPLGVRVAWLTGSLKKKEKEASQAMIESGEAHLIIGTHALIQEGVEFGKLGLVIVDEQHRFGVGQRLALRNKGLDPTTAQTVPHQLMMSATPIPRTLAMTYYADLEVSVIDELPPGRTPIVTRIIDQNRRDEVIERVHAAALEGRQVYWVCPLIEESEALQLQTATDTHATLSAALPDLRVGLVHGRMKPVDKQLVMDAFIRAEVHVLVATTVIEVGVDVPNASLMVIEHAERFGLSQLHQLRGRVGRGSAASICLLLYQSPLGQVAKQRLMTMRETTDGFEIARRDLEIRGPGEFLGARQSGQAMLRFADLETDQWLVEKARDLAQSLLHQDAATVEAHLARWLGGREEFLKV encoded by the coding sequence ATGCCCGTTTCCAAGAGCAAGCCCGCCACGACTGCCAAACCGAAAACCAAAGCCACGCTGGAAAGCAAGCTGGCCAAGCTCGGCTTGCGAAACGACATGGACCTGGTGCTGCATCTGCCGATGCGCTACGAAGACGAAACCCGGATCACGCCCATCCAGCAAGCCGGTTTCATGGGCGGCAATGTGGCCCAGGTGGAAGGCGTGGTCACCGAATGCGACATCCAGTATCGTCCGCGCCGCCAGCTGGTCGTGACGATCGCCGACGACAGCGGTCAGCTGGTGATGCGCTTTCTCAATTTTTATGGCAGCCAGGTCAAGCAGCTGGCCGTCGGCACCCGGGTACGCGCGCGCGGCGAAGTCCGGCACGGATTCTTCGGCGCGGAAGTGGTGCACCCGACCTACAAGGTCGTCGAGGAAGGCGCGCCGCTACCCACCGCGCTGACCCCGGTCTATCCGGCCGGGGAAGGCTTGTCGCAAGCCTATCTGCGCAAGGCGATCGGCAACGCGCTGACCCGTGTCGACTGGCGCGATACGCTGTCGCCGGAGCTGCTCGCCGCCCTCAAGCTGCAAGCATTCGAACCCTCGATCAAGTTGCTGCACAATCCGCCTTCCGACATCGATGAACATGCGCTGATGGAGCGCTCGCATCCGGCATGGATACGGATGAAATTCGATGAACTGCTGGCGCAGCAACTCTCGCTCAAGCGCGCGCAGGCGGCGCGGCGCGCCAAGGGCGCCAGCGCCTTGCCGGTGATCGGGGAATTGTCGAATGCCTTCCTCGCTACCCTGCCGTTCCAGCTGACCGGCGCACAGCAACGCGTGCTGGAAGAAATCCGGGCCGACCTGCGCGCATCCTATCCGATGCAGCGCTTGCTGCAAGGCGATGTCGGCAGTGGCAAGACCGTGGTCGCCGCGCTGGCCGCCGCACAGGCGATCGACAGCGGCTTTCAGGCTGCGCTGATGGCGCCGACCGAAATCCTGGCCGAGCAGCATTTCCGCAAGATCGCGATGTGGATGGAGCCTTTGGGCGTGCGCGTTGCGTGGCTGACCGGCAGCCTGAAGAAAAAGGAAAAGGAAGCTTCGCAAGCGATGATCGAGTCGGGCGAAGCGCATCTGATCATCGGCACTCATGCCTTGATCCAGGAGGGCGTCGAATTCGGCAAGCTCGGCCTGGTGATCGTCGACGAGCAGCATCGTTTCGGTGTCGGCCAGCGTCTCGCATTGCGCAACAAGGGACTGGACCCGACCACGGCCCAGACCGTGCCGCACCAGTTGATGATGTCGGCCACGCCGATTCCGCGCACGCTTGCGATGACCTATTACGCCGACCTCGAAGTCTCGGTGATCGACGAACTGCCGCCGGGCCGCACGCCCATCGTCACGCGCATCATCGATCAGAACCGACGCGATGAAGTGATCGAACGGGTGCATGCGGCCGCGCTGGAAGGACGGCAGGTCTACTGGGTATGCCCGTTGATCGAGGAGTCCGAAGCGCTGCAGCTGCAGACCGCGACCGATACCCATGCGACGCTGTCGGCTGCGCTGCCCGACCTGCGCGTGGGTCTGGTGCATGGGCGCATGAAGCCGGTTGACAAGCAGTTGGTGATGGATGCCTTCATTCGTGCCGAAGTCCATGTGCTGGTCGCCACCACCGTGATCGAAGTCGGCGTCGATGTGCCGAATGCCTCGCTGATGGTGATCGAGCATGCAGAACGCTTTGGCCTGTCGCAATTGCATCAGCTGCGCGGGCGGGTTGGCCGCGGGTCGGCTGCCAGTATTTGCCTGTTGCTGTACCAAAGCCCGCTCGGGCAAGTCGCCAAGCAGCGCCTGATGACCATGCGCGAAACCACCGATGGCTTTGAAATCGCGCGGCGCGACCTGGAAATCCGCGGGCCCGGAGAATTCCTGGGCGCCCGCCAATCCGGTCAGGCCATGCTGCGTTTCGCCGACCTGGAAACCGATCAATGGCTGGTGGAAAAAGCCCGCGATCTGGCGCAATCCCTGCTTCATCAGGATGCGGCAACAGTGGAAGCGCATCTTGCGCGCTGGTTGGGCGGCCGGGAAGAATTCCTCAAGGTATGA